One stretch of Janibacter limosus DNA includes these proteins:
- the tsaD gene encoding tRNA (adenosine(37)-N6)-threonylcarbamoyltransferase complex transferase subunit TsaD produces MKDAPLVLGIETSCDETGVGIVHGTELLFDAIASSVDEHARFGGVVPEVASRAHLEAMVPTIERACREAGVALSDLDGISVTSGPGLAGALMVGVASAKALAVALGKPLYGVNHLASHVAVDIVEHGPLPEPTMAMLVSGGHSSLLLVPDVTHDIRSLGATIDDAAGEAFDKVARVLGLPFPGGPHIDRAASDGQITIDFPRGLSSRKDMERHRFDFSFSGLKTAVTRWVQSEQAAGRDVPVADVAASFQEAVVDILTRKAVLACTEYDVAALQVGGGVAANTRLRAMTQQRCDEAGILLRIPRPGLCTDNGAMVASLGVQMMLKGRPASDLSLPADSSLPVTDVQTGLPVHVDHDHAH; encoded by the coding sequence ATGAAGGACGCCCCTCTGGTCCTGGGCATCGAGACCTCCTGCGACGAGACCGGTGTCGGCATCGTGCACGGCACCGAGCTGCTCTTCGACGCGATCGCCTCGAGCGTCGACGAGCACGCCCGCTTCGGCGGCGTCGTGCCCGAGGTCGCCTCGCGGGCGCACCTGGAGGCGATGGTCCCGACCATCGAGCGCGCCTGCCGCGAGGCCGGCGTCGCGCTGTCCGACCTCGACGGGATCTCGGTGACCTCGGGACCCGGTCTGGCCGGTGCCCTCATGGTCGGGGTCGCGTCCGCCAAGGCACTTGCCGTGGCCCTCGGCAAGCCGCTCTACGGCGTCAACCACCTGGCCAGCCACGTCGCCGTCGACATCGTCGAGCACGGCCCGCTGCCCGAGCCGACGATGGCGATGCTCGTCAGCGGCGGGCACTCCTCGCTCCTGCTCGTCCCCGACGTCACGCACGACATCCGCAGCCTCGGGGCGACGATCGACGACGCCGCCGGCGAGGCCTTCGACAAGGTCGCGCGCGTCCTCGGCCTGCCCTTCCCCGGCGGGCCGCACATCGACCGCGCGGCGAGCGACGGGCAGATCACCATCGACTTCCCGCGCGGTCTGTCCAGCCGCAAGGACATGGAGCGCCACCGCTTCGACTTCTCCTTCTCCGGGCTCAAGACCGCGGTCACCCGCTGGGTCCAGTCCGAGCAGGCCGCCGGGCGCGACGTGCCCGTCGCCGACGTCGCCGCGTCCTTCCAGGAGGCGGTCGTCGACATCCTCACGCGCAAGGCCGTGCTCGCCTGTACCGAGTACGACGTCGCCGCCCTGCAGGTGGGCGGTGGGGTCGCTGCCAACACGCGGCTGCGGGCGATGACCCAGCAGCGGTGCGACGAGGCCGGGATCCTGCTGCGCATCCCGCGACCCGGCCTGTGCACCGACAACGGCGCGATGGTCGCGAGCCTCGGTGTCCAGATGATGCTCAAGGGCCGACCGGCCAGCGACCTCTCGCTGCCGGCGGACAGCTCGCTGCCCGTGACCGACGTGCAGACCGGGCTCCCGGTGCACGTCGACCACGACCACGCGCACTAG
- the tsaE gene encoding tRNA (adenosine(37)-N6)-threonylcarbamoyltransferase complex ATPase subunit type 1 TsaE translates to MSVLLTDAEDTVALGRRLAGLLRAGDLVVLTGGLGAGKTTLTRGLGEGLGVRGAVTSPTFVISRVHPSLVGGPELVHVDAYRLGGTAELDDLDLDADLEAAVTVVEWGEGLAEGLADDRLEMTLVADPATEQRRLDVRAVGPRWEGTDIESALRGEGGAA, encoded by the coding sequence GTGAGTGTGCTCCTGACCGACGCCGAGGACACCGTGGCGCTGGGCAGGCGGCTGGCCGGGTTGCTGCGGGCCGGTGATCTCGTGGTGCTCACCGGGGGACTGGGTGCCGGCAAGACGACCTTGACCCGCGGCCTGGGCGAGGGGCTGGGGGTGCGGGGAGCGGTCACCTCGCCGACCTTCGTCATCTCGCGGGTGCACCCATCGCTCGTCGGGGGACCGGAGCTGGTCCACGTCGATGCCTACCGGCTCGGTGGCACGGCCGAGCTGGACGACCTCGACCTCGACGCCGACCTGGAGGCTGCCGTGACCGTCGTCGAGTGGGGCGAGGGGCTCGCCGAGGGGCTGGCCGACGACCGGCTCGAGATGACCCTCGTCGCCGACCCGGCCACCGAGCAGCGACGGCTCGACGTGCGTGCGGTCGGCCCACGCTGGGAGGGCACCGACATCGAGTCAGCACTGCGTGGCGAAGGGGGAGCCGCATGA
- a CDS encoding GNAT family N-acetyltransferase: MTTVTGPPLRGSRPGALAPQDGAFALREVRWQDLSVLADHESDLFGSEAWTVRSWWGELAGRPRREYLLAEDEAGIAGYAGIDHAGDISDVMTIATLPRARRTGLGRRLLDELVTRSRAAGAERLLLEVREDNAAARGLYAARGFTLVQTRRGYYPGGVDALVLALDLTTTKDAA, translated from the coding sequence GTGACCACGGTGACGGGGCCCCCCCTTCGAGGCTCGCGCCCGGGGGCGCTCGCACCTCAGGACGGCGCCTTCGCGCTGCGTGAGGTGCGCTGGCAGGACCTCTCGGTGCTCGCCGACCACGAGAGCGACCTCTTCGGCAGCGAGGCGTGGACCGTCCGGTCCTGGTGGGGTGAGCTGGCCGGACGTCCGCGAAGGGAGTACCTCCTCGCCGAGGACGAGGCCGGCATCGCCGGCTACGCGGGGATCGACCACGCCGGTGACATCAGCGACGTCATGACGATCGCGACCCTGCCGCGCGCCCGCCGCACCGGCCTGGGGCGCCGACTGCTCGACGAGCTCGTCACCCGGTCCCGTGCCGCTGGGGCGGAGCGACTGCTCCTCGAGGTTCGTGAGGACAATGCCGCGGCCCGCGGACTCTACGCCGCACGCGGTTTCACGCTGGTGCAGACCCGTCGCGGCTACTACCCGGGCGGGGTCGACGCACTCGTCCTCGCCCTCGACCTGACGACGACTAAGGACGCAGCATGA
- a CDS encoding glycoside hydrolase family 3 N-terminal domain-containing protein: MTPTQQAGQLLMAAMQPGSPTGLDAAISQQGLGSMLYLGGWQGASTVAAASSHLQEVSPTVKGTKVGMLVSADQEGGEVQQLTGAGFTSMPSGLEQAKDPQLRASAKAWGSELKQAGVNVNLAPVADTVPAEIGRANEPIGKWGREYGSTPAAAGKGALAFAQGMQDAGVEPTVKHFPGIGRITGNTDLTATGISDTVATTTDPHLAPFAKNIEGGTRIVMVGSAHYPKIDGEKPALFSRKIVTGMLRDEMGFDGVAITDDVGAAKAVSATPVGERATKFIAAGGDIVLTADPAQVSTMVTAIQTTAKGDPAFAQQVTASVTRVLTLKEDMGLLRCG; the protein is encoded by the coding sequence ATGACCCCGACCCAGCAGGCGGGTCAGCTGCTCATGGCGGCCATGCAGCCCGGCTCCCCCACCGGCCTGGACGCCGCGATCAGCCAGCAGGGACTCGGCTCGATGCTCTACCTCGGCGGGTGGCAGGGCGCCTCCACCGTGGCAGCCGCGAGCAGCCACCTGCAGGAGGTCTCCCCGACCGTCAAGGGCACCAAGGTCGGCATGCTCGTCTCCGCCGACCAGGAGGGTGGTGAGGTCCAGCAGCTGACCGGCGCCGGCTTCACCTCGATGCCCTCCGGCCTCGAGCAGGCCAAGGACCCGCAGCTGCGCGCCTCTGCCAAGGCCTGGGGCAGCGAGCTGAAGCAGGCCGGGGTCAACGTCAACCTCGCGCCCGTCGCCGACACCGTGCCCGCGGAGATCGGTCGCGCCAACGAGCCGATCGGCAAGTGGGGTCGCGAGTACGGCTCGACCCCTGCGGCAGCAGGCAAGGGCGCGCTCGCCTTCGCCCAGGGGATGCAGGACGCGGGGGTCGAGCCGACCGTCAAGCACTTCCCCGGCATCGGCCGGATCACCGGCAACACCGACCTGACGGCGACCGGCATCAGTGACACGGTGGCGACGACCACCGACCCCCACCTCGCCCCCTTCGCCAAGAACATCGAGGGTGGCACCCGGATCGTCATGGTCGGGTCGGCCCACTACCCCAAGATCGACGGCGAGAAGCCGGCGCTCTTCTCCCGCAAGATCGTGACCGGCATGCTGCGCGACGAGATGGGCTTCGACGGGGTCGCCATCACCGACGACGTGGGCGCGGCCAAGGCCGTCTCGGCGACGCCGGTGGGTGAGCGCGCCACGAAGTTCATCGCCGCTGGCGGCGACATCGTGCTCACCGCCGACCCGGCCCAGGTGAGCACCATGGTCACCGCCATCCAGACCACGGCGAAGGGAGATCCCGCCTTCGCCCAGCAGGTGACCGCCTCGGTCACCCGGGTGCTCACCCTCAAGGAGGACATGGGCCTGCTGCGCTGCGGCTGA
- the tsaB gene encoding tRNA (adenosine(37)-N6)-threonylcarbamoyltransferase complex dimerization subunit type 1 TsaB: MRILAMDTATSAITIAVHDGETVLAARSTIDARRHTELLAPLVLEALAAASTTAGEITHVAVGTGPGPFTGLRVGLVTAHTFAHARGIAVHGVCSLDALAAAAARQGHEGDLLVATDARRKEVYWARYRCAAGQASAFDQPTVTKPADLPDDVRALPTVGRGPGLYPELLPHALAPGGLDLLDVDAGVLAGVAVARIAAGEEMPIEPLYLRRPDAVAAAPHPKSSLGSSPRQQQRDLRRAAAREARGGEATQ, from the coding sequence ATGAGGATCCTCGCGATGGACACCGCGACCTCGGCGATCACGATCGCCGTCCACGACGGTGAGACGGTCCTCGCCGCTCGCTCCACGATCGACGCCCGGCGGCACACCGAGCTGCTCGCCCCGCTGGTCCTGGAGGCGCTCGCTGCCGCGAGCACCACCGCCGGCGAGATCACCCACGTCGCGGTCGGTACCGGCCCGGGGCCCTTCACCGGTCTGCGGGTCGGCCTCGTCACGGCGCACACCTTCGCCCATGCCCGCGGGATCGCCGTGCACGGCGTCTGCTCGCTCGATGCGCTGGCCGCAGCGGCGGCGCGGCAGGGGCACGAGGGTGACCTGCTCGTGGCCACGGACGCCCGCCGCAAGGAGGTCTACTGGGCCCGGTACCGCTGTGCCGCAGGGCAGGCGAGCGCGTTCGACCAGCCCACGGTGACCAAGCCGGCCGACCTGCCCGACGACGTGCGGGCACTCCCCACCGTCGGTCGGGGTCCCGGGCTCTACCCCGAGCTGCTGCCGCACGCCCTCGCTCCGGGCGGCCTCGACCTCCTCGACGTCGACGCCGGCGTCCTCGCCGGCGTCGCGGTCGCCCGCATCGCGGCCGGTGAGGAGATGCCGATCGAGCCCCTCTACCTGCGCCGGCCCGACGCGGTGGCTGCCGCACCTCACCCCAAGTCGTCGCTGGGGTCCTCGCCCCGCCAGCAGCAGCGAGACCTGCGCCGCGCGGCCGCGCGCGAAGCGCGGGGCGGGGAGGCCACCCAGTGA
- a CDS encoding class I SAM-dependent methyltransferase yields MELTTVRWLASPEGHAALHDLPDYTEGDAVTQATRLRGTGLSPDQVSALLTQKRLQGRARDKFGDFAEGMLFTPDGLEQSSRLEVAATHAGRYAAASLATVHDLGCGIGSDAMAMSALGVTVHGVDADPLTAAIADVNLRPWPDSRARTGVAEDFDAPVDPLHSRAGVWLDPARRTPGVTDRSGRTRRVFRLDEISPSWDFVLSVARDVPATGAKLSPSLPHDIPPLGTEAQWTSWQGTVLECAVWWGPLVKEAGRSARVLRKGAPPVEVDQRTCEDDPAAAGSIDDIGRWLYEGDRAVNRAGLIGTVTGAVSGMELEAGLGYVTSDLALDLGHARRFEVLEAMPFSVKGLRSWLRQRNITGLTVKKRGIRLDEDQLRKQLRIGRDAGSGESATIVLTRVAGAQTVLVVRPPDS; encoded by the coding sequence GTGGAACTGACGACCGTGCGCTGGCTGGCCTCCCCCGAGGGACACGCTGCCCTGCACGATCTGCCCGACTACACCGAGGGCGACGCCGTCACCCAGGCAACCCGGCTGCGAGGCACGGGCCTCTCACCTGACCAGGTGTCCGCGCTCCTGACGCAAAAGCGCCTGCAGGGCCGCGCCCGCGACAAGTTCGGCGATTTCGCCGAGGGGATGCTCTTCACCCCCGACGGCCTCGAGCAGTCCAGCCGGCTCGAGGTCGCCGCCACCCACGCCGGTCGGTATGCCGCAGCCAGCCTGGCCACGGTCCACGATCTCGGGTGCGGCATCGGATCCGACGCCATGGCGATGAGCGCCCTCGGCGTCACGGTCCACGGCGTGGACGCCGACCCTCTGACTGCGGCGATCGCCGACGTCAACCTGCGCCCGTGGCCCGACAGCCGCGCCCGCACCGGCGTGGCCGAGGACTTCGACGCCCCGGTGGACCCCCTGCACTCACGAGCCGGGGTGTGGCTCGACCCCGCGCGCCGGACGCCGGGCGTCACCGACCGGTCCGGACGCACCCGCCGCGTCTTCCGCCTCGACGAGATCTCGCCGTCGTGGGACTTCGTCCTCTCGGTCGCCCGCGACGTCCCGGCGACGGGCGCGAAGCTCTCCCCCTCCCTTCCCCACGACATCCCGCCGCTGGGTACCGAGGCGCAGTGGACCTCGTGGCAGGGCACGGTCCTGGAGTGCGCCGTGTGGTGGGGCCCGCTCGTCAAGGAGGCCGGCCGTAGCGCCCGCGTCCTGAGGAAGGGAGCCCCACCGGTCGAGGTCGATCAGCGCACCTGCGAGGACGACCCGGCTGCCGCCGGGTCGATCGACGACATCGGACGCTGGCTCTACGAGGGCGACCGCGCGGTCAACCGCGCCGGGCTCATCGGCACTGTCACCGGCGCAGTGTCGGGCATGGAGCTCGAGGCCGGTCTCGGCTACGTCACCAGCGACCTCGCGCTCGACCTGGGCCACGCCCGGCGGTTCGAGGTCCTCGAGGCGATGCCCTTCTCCGTCAAGGGCCTGCGCTCCTGGCTGCGTCAACGCAACATCACCGGGCTCACCGTCAAGAAGCGCGGTATCCGCCTGGACGAGGACCAGCTGCGCAAGCAGCTGAGGATCGGCCGCGACGCCGGCAGCGGCGAGAGCGCGACGATCGTGCTGACCCGCGTCGCCGGGGCCCAGACCGTCCTCGTGGTCCGTCCCCCGGACTCCTGA
- the groES gene encoding co-chaperone GroES: MSVSIKPLEDRIVVQSVEAERTTASGLVIPDTAKEKPQEGEVVAIGPGRFNDAGERVPMDIAVGDRVVYSKYGGTEIKHGGTEYLILSARDVLAIVS; this comes from the coding sequence GTGTCGGTTTCCATCAAGCCGCTCGAGGACCGCATCGTGGTCCAGTCCGTCGAGGCCGAGCGGACCACCGCATCCGGTCTCGTCATCCCGGACACTGCCAAGGAAAAGCCCCAGGAGGGCGAGGTCGTTGCGATCGGCCCCGGCCGCTTCAACGACGCCGGCGAGCGTGTCCCCATGGACATCGCGGTCGGTGACCGCGTCGTCTACTCCAAGTACGGCGGCACCGAGATCAAGCACGGCGGTACGGAGTACCTCATCCTCAGCGCCCGCGACGTGCTCGCGATCGTTTCCTGA
- a CDS encoding GSU2403 family nucleotidyltransferase fold protein, with protein MTGDDNLIVEARAALLDAVIALDAHHDSIILIGAQAIYLRTGAASFALAEATKDSDLAIDPRSLGEDPLLEEAMARAGFIINPTSKQPGAWISPRGIPVDLMIPEVLAGGHARRSVQVPPHDKNSARRAAGLEASVVDHSPMTVNSLDGDGRSASINVAGPAALLIAKMHKLGERLHTPDRLNDKDAHDSYRLLVATTTSDMAATVRRLLDEEIAGESTRQALTYLRQLFADGPEALGSMMAGRAEAGVGDPGNVSMSVAFLAQDLLAAIPDPRK; from the coding sequence ATGACTGGCGACGACAACTTGATCGTTGAAGCCCGCGCCGCCCTACTGGACGCGGTCATCGCGCTCGATGCCCACCATGACTCGATCATCTTGATCGGCGCACAAGCAATCTACCTTCGGACCGGCGCCGCGTCCTTCGCACTCGCGGAAGCAACCAAGGACTCCGACCTGGCGATCGACCCCCGCAGCCTCGGCGAGGACCCCCTTCTCGAGGAGGCGATGGCGCGAGCAGGCTTCATCATCAATCCGACCAGCAAGCAGCCTGGTGCCTGGATTTCACCGCGAGGCATCCCCGTCGACCTCATGATTCCCGAGGTGCTGGCTGGCGGACATGCTCGGCGAAGCGTGCAGGTCCCGCCACATGACAAGAACTCCGCTCGACGGGCAGCCGGTTTGGAAGCATCTGTCGTCGATCACTCGCCCATGACAGTCAACTCGCTCGACGGCGACGGGCGAAGCGCCTCCATCAATGTCGCAGGCCCCGCGGCACTCCTCATCGCGAAGATGCACAAGCTGGGCGAGCGTCTCCACACCCCGGACCGCCTCAACGACAAGGACGCCCACGACAGCTACCGGCTCCTGGTCGCAACGACCACCTCGGACATGGCCGCGACCGTACGGCGACTGCTCGATGAAGAGATCGCAGGCGAGAGCACGCGGCAGGCGCTCACCTATCTCCGCCAACTCTTCGCAGATGGGCCGGAGGCGCTCGGGTCGATGATGGCCGGACGAGCAGAGGCAGGGGTAGGTGACCCAGGCAACGTCTCGATGTCTGTCGCCTTCCTTGCTCAGGACCTCCTAGCTGCCATCCCGGACCCACGAAAGTAG
- the groL gene encoding chaperonin GroEL (60 kDa chaperone family; promotes refolding of misfolded polypeptides especially under stressful conditions; forms two stacked rings of heptamers to form a barrel-shaped 14mer; ends can be capped by GroES; misfolded proteins enter the barrel where they are refolded when GroES binds): protein MAKELEFNDSARDALQRGVDQLANAVKVTLGPKGRNVVIDKAWGAPTITNDGVTIAREIELEDPYENLGAQLAKEVATKTNDVAGDGTTTATVLAQAMVKEGLRNVAAGAAPSGLKRGIDKAVEAVAGRLLEIAREVDGKDEIAQVASLSAQDQGIGATIAEAFDKVGKDGVITVEESSTAETSLDFTEGMQFDKGYISPYFVTDPERMEGVLEDAYVLINQGKISTIQDILPVLEKVVQSGKPLLIIAEDIDGEALSTLVVNKLKGIFNVAAVKAPGFGDRRKAMLQDMAILTGGQVIAEEVGLKLDQVSLEDLGQARRVVVTKDNTTIIDGQGDGGEVTGRVNQIKAEIERTDSDWDREKLQERLAKLAGGVCVIQVGAHTEVELKEKKHRIEDAISATRAAIEEGIVAGGGSSLAHAVAVLDDLALEGDEKVGANIVRTAAVEPLRWIAENAGLEGYVAVAKVQELTPGQGLNAATGEYGDLIGQGVIDPVKVTRSALINAASIASMVLTTDALVVEKKEEEPEAAGHGHSH from the coding sequence ATGGCCAAGGAACTGGAGTTCAACGACTCCGCCCGTGACGCCCTCCAGCGTGGCGTCGACCAGCTCGCCAATGCCGTCAAGGTGACGCTCGGCCCCAAGGGCCGCAATGTCGTCATCGACAAGGCCTGGGGTGCGCCGACCATCACCAACGATGGTGTGACCATCGCTCGTGAGATCGAGCTCGAGGACCCGTACGAAAACCTGGGTGCCCAGCTCGCCAAGGAGGTCGCCACCAAGACCAACGACGTCGCCGGTGACGGCACGACGACCGCGACCGTCCTCGCCCAGGCCATGGTCAAGGAGGGCCTGCGCAATGTTGCCGCGGGCGCTGCCCCGTCCGGCCTCAAGCGCGGCATCGACAAGGCCGTCGAGGCCGTCGCCGGTCGCCTGCTCGAGATCGCCCGCGAGGTCGACGGCAAGGACGAGATCGCCCAGGTCGCGTCCCTCTCCGCCCAGGACCAGGGCATCGGCGCCACCATCGCCGAGGCCTTCGACAAGGTCGGCAAGGACGGCGTCATCACCGTCGAGGAGTCCTCGACCGCCGAGACCTCGCTCGACTTCACCGAGGGCATGCAGTTCGACAAGGGCTACATCAGCCCGTACTTCGTCACCGACCCGGAGCGCATGGAGGGTGTCCTCGAGGACGCCTACGTCCTGATCAACCAGGGCAAGATCTCCACGATCCAGGACATCCTCCCGGTGCTGGAGAAGGTCGTCCAGTCCGGCAAGCCGCTGCTGATCATCGCCGAGGACATCGACGGCGAGGCCCTGTCGACCCTCGTGGTCAACAAGCTCAAGGGCATCTTCAACGTCGCGGCCGTCAAGGCCCCCGGCTTCGGCGACCGCCGCAAGGCGATGCTGCAGGACATGGCCATCCTCACCGGTGGCCAGGTCATCGCCGAGGAGGTCGGGCTCAAGCTCGACCAGGTCTCCCTCGAGGACCTCGGCCAGGCACGTCGCGTCGTCGTCACGAAGGACAACACGACGATCATCGACGGCCAGGGCGACGGTGGCGAGGTCACCGGTCGGGTCAACCAGATCAAGGCCGAGATCGAGCGCACCGACTCCGACTGGGACCGCGAGAAGCTCCAGGAGCGCCTCGCCAAGCTCGCCGGTGGCGTCTGCGTCATCCAGGTCGGTGCCCACACCGAGGTCGAGCTCAAGGAGAAGAAGCACCGGATCGAGGACGCGATCTCCGCGACCCGTGCGGCGATCGAGGAGGGCATCGTCGCTGGCGGTGGCTCCTCGCTGGCCCACGCCGTCGCCGTCCTCGACGACCTCGCGCTCGAGGGCGACGAGAAGGTCGGGGCCAACATCGTGCGCACCGCCGCGGTCGAGCCCCTGCGCTGGATCGCCGAGAACGCCGGCCTCGAGGGCTATGTCGCCGTCGCCAAGGTGCAGGAGCTGACCCCCGGTCAGGGCCTGAACGCCGCGACGGGCGAGTACGGCGACCTCATCGGCCAGGGCGTCATCGACCCGGTCAAGGTCACCCGCTCGGCGCTCATCAACGCCGCGTCGATCGCCTCGATGGTCCTGACCACCGACGCCCTCGTCGTGGAGAAGAAGGAGGAGGAGCCCGAGGCTGCCGGCCACGGACACTCCCACTGA
- a CDS encoding DUF11 domain-containing protein, which translates to MATALAIFTGFAMAPAASAAEIESGGPLTSINISPLLNCDVRHQGDVNGEWFDDVACGTFVSFDGRLYGPEELPAGSGATSVDNYVPFTAITQSGMTGTGTSSDPFAITTKVGLGDTGATLTQVDSYVSGATAYRTDINLTGGATSGNAVVYRGGDCFLQDSDLGLGQVLDGNAPVCKAQPDSDNPDRVEGFRPLTSGAAYAEGTFGEVWRLIGTGAMLPNTCRCDEQVDNGIAISWARDLSQGATVTLSSLTFFSPQGTTPLTVTKTVDRAQATAGSEVTYAITLTNDGATAQEITSVTDSLPEGFTYVPGSTSGLTATDPTGTSDLTWTGDFEVPAAGDDGPGTATLNFRATVSDVPGTYTNSAGAEGPGATVVTADDTAPVTVVAATATSTSTTSTSTSSSTTSTSTSSSTTSTSPTSSSSTTSSETAEPTSTATTSTTTTQPTATISPEGPQTPDKVQTDGGPMRSGLGDAGLWLFGGAGGLALLLALRWTVVRPIRRH; encoded by the coding sequence ATGGCCACCGCGTTGGCCATCTTCACCGGGTTCGCGATGGCGCCAGCGGCGTCCGCGGCCGAGATCGAGTCGGGTGGGCCGCTGACCTCGATCAACATCTCGCCGCTGCTCAACTGCGATGTGCGCCATCAGGGCGATGTCAACGGCGAGTGGTTCGACGACGTCGCCTGCGGCACCTTCGTCTCCTTCGACGGCAGGCTCTACGGACCCGAGGAGCTGCCGGCTGGCTCAGGCGCGACCTCGGTCGACAACTACGTCCCCTTCACCGCGATCACGCAGAGCGGGATGACGGGCACGGGGACCAGCTCCGACCCCTTCGCGATCACCACCAAGGTGGGGCTCGGCGACACGGGCGCGACGCTCACCCAGGTCGACTCCTACGTCAGCGGCGCGACCGCCTACCGCACCGACATCAACCTCACCGGTGGTGCCACCAGCGGCAACGCGGTGGTCTACCGCGGCGGGGACTGCTTCCTGCAGGACAGCGACCTCGGCCTCGGTCAGGTGCTCGACGGCAACGCGCCGGTGTGCAAGGCGCAGCCCGACTCCGACAACCCCGACCGCGTCGAGGGCTTCCGGCCCCTCACGAGCGGGGCCGCATACGCCGAGGGGACCTTCGGTGAGGTCTGGCGTCTCATCGGCACCGGGGCCATGCTGCCCAACACCTGTCGCTGCGACGAGCAGGTCGACAACGGCATCGCCATCTCCTGGGCGCGCGACCTCTCCCAGGGCGCTACCGTCACCCTGTCGAGCCTGACCTTCTTCTCTCCTCAGGGCACGACCCCGCTGACGGTCACCAAGACCGTTGACCGGGCGCAGGCCACGGCCGGCTCCGAGGTGACCTACGCGATCACGTTGACCAACGACGGCGCCACGGCACAGGAGATCACGTCGGTGACCGACTCCCTTCCCGAGGGCTTCACCTACGTGCCGGGCTCGACCAGCGGCCTGACCGCCACCGACCCGACGGGCACCTCCGACCTGACCTGGACGGGTGACTTCGAGGTCCCGGCTGCCGGCGACGACGGTCCGGGTACCGCGACCCTGAACTTCCGGGCCACGGTCTCCGACGTCCCGGGGACCTACACCAACTCGGCTGGCGCCGAGGGGCCCGGCGCCACCGTGGTCACGGCCGACGACACCGCTCCGGTGACCGTCGTCGCGGCGACCGCCACGAGCACGTCGACCACCTCGACCTCGACCTCGTCGTCGACCACCTCGACCTCGACCTCGTCGTCGACCACCTCGACCTCGCCGACGAGCTCCTCGTCGACCACGTCGAGCGAGACGGCCGAGCCCACGTCGACCGCGACCACGTCGACCACCACGACGCAGCCCACGGCCACGATCTCGCCCGAGGGACCGCAGACCCCCGACAAGGTCCAGACCGACGGCGGGCCCATGCGCTCCGGGCTCGGTGACGCCGGACTGTGGCTCTTCGGAGGCGCGGGTGGTCTGGCGCTGCTCCTCGCACTGCGTTGGACCGTCGTGCGACCGATCCGCCGCCACTGA